The genomic DNA AGCACGTACGCAGTTTTGTCCAGTATGTAATCCGCGATTGTCAGGCTGTCCGGCAGTATCACGCGCTCGACCGAGCTGTGGCTTATGTCGCGCTCGTCCCATAGGGCTTGGTTTTCCGCGGCCGCCAGCGCATTGGCGCGCAGGATTCTCGCGAGCCCCGTAATCCGCTCCAGCGTGACCGGATTGCGCTTGTGAGGCATCGCGGAAGAGCCTTTCTGGCCGTGTCCGAACGGCTCCATCACCTCGCCGATTTCGGTGCGCTGCAAGGTGCGCAAATTGATTGCGATTTTTTCGAGCGTGCCGCCCAGAAGCGCGAGGGCAAACATCAAAAAAGCATGCCGGTCGCGCTGGACGACCTGGCTTGAAACCGGATCGCAGGAAAGGCCGAGCTCCGACATCACCTTTTCTTCCAGCTCCGGCGGAGTGTGCGCGAAGTTTCCAACTGCGCCGCTCATCTTTCCGACCGCGATTTCCTCTCGCGCGGCCCGGAGGCGCGCTATCGCGCGTTGCATTTCCGCGTGCCAAACCGCGACGCGCAGCCCGAAAGTCGTCGGCTCTGCGTGCACTCCGTGGGTCCGCCCTATGGTTACGGCATCCTTGTACCGGATCGACAAATCCTTAAGCAGACCCAACACGGTTTCCGCTCCCGCGACAACTTCATCCACCGCCTCCACCAGGATAAGAGCCTGCGCGGTGTCCACCACGTCGCTGGATGTCAGCCCCAAATGGATCCATTTGGAGTCCTCTCCAACGTACGACGCGACGTTCGTCGTAAAGGCAATCACGTCATGATTCGTCGTTTTTTCGATGTCCTCGATGCCCTTGACGGTGAACTTCGCCTTCTTCTTTACTCGATCGTAGGTTCCCTTGGGAACCGTGCCCAGCTCTTCCCATGCTTTAAGTGCGGCGAGCTCCACGTCCAACCACCGTTTGAACTTGTTCTGATCGCCGAAAATGCGTTTCATGGACGAGCGCGTGTACCGCTCAATCATTCTTTGCTCCTGAGAATATTAAAATCTTCGGGACGAATAAGCTGCCGCGGCGCCAAGTTTCAGCGGCCGAGTGCGGCGTCGTCCTCGCGCGCCTTTTCCCGCTCGGCGCGCCTGTAATCGGAAATCCTGGCGGCAAGGTCTTTGTCGCCCAGCGCGAGTATCTCCGCAGCCAGAACCGCGGCGTTTCCAGAATTGTCCACGCCGACCGTCGCAACGGGAATACCCGGCGGCATTTGGACAACGCTTAATAGAGAGTCGAGACCGTCGAGGGCCGCGTTCAACGGAAGCCCTATTACAGGCTTGGTTGTCAACGACGCGGTCACGCCCGGTAGGTGCGCGGCGAGCCCTGCCGCAGCTATAAAAACGCCAACTCCATCGGCTTCCCAAGCCGCGACGGTTTCCTTGAGCCTGTCCGGATCCCTGTGCGCGCTGCATATAGCCAACCTGTACGGGATGCCGAATTTGTCCAGGAGCAAAAGCCCCTTTTCAAGCTTGGGAACGTCGCTTTTCGAGCCGACGATCACACCGATCGAATGAATCAATCAGCCGCCTCTCCGACAAAAGGGCAAAAGCCCTTTCCAATTCAATTATACCCCCGCTGCAGCCGAACGTCAACATGTTTGTGAAAGTTCGGCCGCCAATGAAATTTGCCGGAGGCCGCCCCGGTTTTTGCGCGAATGCAGCCGCGCTGATATAATTTCGCCGTCAGCCATCCGGCTGCAAGGAGGAACGATTCGTGAAACGTTTTCTTTCGATTTTCTTGCTGGTCGCCGCAATTGGGGCATTTACCTACACGCTTACTTTTGCCGAGGACGCACCCAAGGGGCCCGTATACGTCGGCGACAACGCCAACAAGTGCAAAATGTGCCACCCGAACCAGATAAAGGCGTTCGAGAATTCCGGCATGTTCCACAAGGCCTGGGGAGTTCTCGATGCGGAGGCTCAAAAGAAAGACGAATGCATCAAGTGCCACGTCACGGGATACGGCGCGGAAGGCGGATGGGTGAGCTTCGAGAAAACTCCGCTTCTGGTCAACGTCCAGTGCGAAGCATGTCACGGTCCGGCATCCGATCACATCAAGAGTCCGGCGAAGGTGAAACCAGCCGGCGATCCCAAGGCGAACTGCACAACCTGCCACGATGATGCGGTTCTCAAGCCGATGATGGGCGACAAGTTCAAGCCATTCAACCTAGAAGAATCGCTCAAGGCGATCAAACATTGGAAGGACGCCGAAGCCGCTTCGTAGCGGTGTCCGGGCAGAGAATTAATTACCTTCAGGCGCGTTTGCGTGCTAAACTTCGCCCGTGAGCAAACGCTCCGGTGCGGATTTGCCCGGCCAGTCCACCACTGCAATAGTTAAACGTCTGTGGGACGGCCACCTGTCGCCTCACAGGCGCAGGCTTGCGCTCGCGCTTGGAGCGACGGCGGTTTACGCGGCTATCCAGCTTGCAATACCGCCGGCGTTCAAATATATATTCGACGAGATACTTCCTTCGAAGAGCCTGCAGAGATTCCTCGACTTCCTGGGAATCCTGTTGGCGCTTCTTGTTGCGCGCAGCGTAGCGGCCTATTTCCGCACCACGCTTTCGTCGAACATCGCCTTCCGCACTTGCACCGAATTGCGCAACCGGCTGTTCGAGCATCTCCAGCGCCTTCCCTACTCGTTTTTCGACAGGAGCCGCACGGGCGATTTGATGGCGCGCATCACGAACGACGTCATCAAGCTCGAAACTTTCATTCACAACTCGCTTGAGGATTTTTTCATAGCGCCGGTCATGGTCGCGGGCGGGCTGGTGATACTGTTCGTACTCAACTGGAGGATCGCCAGTGTCGTTCTGCTGACAAGCATCGTAGTGGGAATGCTGCTGCGTCATTTCGGCATCCAGCTACGCAACATGAACCGCGCGATACAGCGCCTCGGCGCGGACATGACGACCGTTCTTTCGGAAGGCATCGTCACCATCCGCGTAGTTCAAAGCTTCTGCCAGGAAGAGACACAGGCTGCGAAATTCAGAAACGTGAGCGGCGAAAACCTCCGGGAGCTGATGCGTGTCTGGCGTCTTACGGCTTTCTTATTGCCGACGGTCGAATTCATCAGCATCCTCGGACCGTTCACTATCATTCTCGTATGGGGTTGGCAATTCATCCTCGGCAAGGGCACGATAGGGGACTTTTTCGCAATCGTCGGTATGGCCGCGCTCGTCACGAATCCGCTGGCGAAGCTGTCCCGCGTGCTTGTTACGCTGCACGGCGGAACCCAGGCAGCTGCTCGGATTTTTCAAATTCTCGACGAGCCGGTGGGCATCACCGATTTGCCGGGGGCGACTGAACTTCCCCCGGTCGACGGTCGAATCGTCTTTGAACACGTCGACTTCAGCTACCAGGGCGGCGAAGAGGTCTTGCAGGACTTCAACCTCGAAATATCGCCGGGGGAAACGGTTGCGCTTGTGGGAGGTTCGGGAAGCGGCAAAACGACGGTCGTAAATTTGATTCCGAGATTCTACGAGCCAACCGGCGGATTAATCACGATTGACGGCCACGACATCCGCAAGGTCAAACTGCGCAGTCTGCGCGACCAGATCGGCATCGTATCGCAGGAAAACATCCTCGTCCACGGCACGATCCGCGAGAACATCGCATTCGGCTGCCCCGGAGCGGACGAGGTGGAAATACTGGACGCGGCGCGCTCCGCGGGCGCGCACCGGTTCATCATCGAGTTTCCCAACGGTTACGACACGATAGTTGGCGAGCGTGGCGTGACGCTTTCCGGCGGCCAACGGCAAAGAATCGCGATTGCAAGGGCGCTGCTCAAAGATCCGCGCATACTGATCCTGGACGAAGCTACCGCGAACATGGATACGATAACCGAAGCGCAGGTGCAGGACGCGCTGAACAAGCTCATGTTCGGGCGCACGACGATAATCGTGGCGCACAGGCTTTCGACCGTGCGCAAGGCCGACCGGATAGTCGTCCTTAAGCACGGCAGGATAATCGAACAGGGGACGCACGACGAACTGATGCGCCTCGGCGGCGAGTACGCGGAGCTGCAGAGCTTGTACGGGGAGGATATGGG from bacterium includes the following:
- a CDS encoding ABC transporter ATP-binding protein, which gives rise to MSKRSGADLPGQSTTAIVKRLWDGHLSPHRRRLALALGATAVYAAIQLAIPPAFKYIFDEILPSKSLQRFLDFLGILLALLVARSVAAYFRTTLSSNIAFRTCTELRNRLFEHLQRLPYSFFDRSRTGDLMARITNDVIKLETFIHNSLEDFFIAPVMVAGGLVILFVLNWRIASVVLLTSIVVGMLLRHFGIQLRNMNRAIQRLGADMTTVLSEGIVTIRVVQSFCQEETQAAKFRNVSGENLRELMRVWRLTAFLLPTVEFISILGPFTIILVWGWQFILGKGTIGDFFAIVGMAALVTNPLAKLSRVLVTLHGGTQAAARIFQILDEPVGITDLPGATELPPVDGRIVFEHVDFSYQGGEEVLQDFNLEISPGETVALVGGSGSGKTTVVNLIPRFYEPTGGLITIDGHDIRKVKLRSLRDQIGIVSQENILVHGTIRENIAFGCPGADEVEILDAARSAGAHRFIIEFPNGYDTIVGERGVTLSGGQRQRIAIARALLKDPRILILDEATANMDTITEAQVQDALNKLMFGRTTIIVAHRLSTVRKADRIVVLKHGRIIEQGTHDELMRLGGEYAELQSLYGEDMGNHRGGAGAG
- a CDS encoding adenylosuccinate lyase; the encoded protein is MIERYTRSSMKRIFGDQNKFKRWLDVELAALKAWEELGTVPKGTYDRVKKKAKFTVKGIEDIEKTTNHDVIAFTTNVASYVGEDSKWIHLGLTSSDVVDTAQALILVEAVDEVVAGAETVLGLLKDLSIRYKDAVTIGRTHGVHAEPTTFGLRVAVWHAEMQRAIARLRAAREEIAVGKMSGAVGNFAHTPPELEEKVMSELGLSCDPVSSQVVQRDRHAFLMFALALLGGTLEKIAINLRTLQRTEIGEVMEPFGHGQKGSSAMPHKRNPVTLERITGLARILRANALAAAENQALWDERDISHSSVERVILPDSLTIADYILDKTAYVLKNLEVNVRRMELNTQATKGLYFSQTVLLKLVEKGVLRERAYEIVQRNAMKTHKEGIPFYDNLLKDSEVTKVLDRTELAECFSNKHFTRYVDYILERAGVLDAGRAKLKPDAAELKAPEKAKPASRSSSRNQQRKQEPAKPPEPPAKPAPMVVVEEPADAFAAHLAAPDPIIRSVRFGQSDPYPARHIPARQIAPVPLQDDRDSEAARRKRRKRPRRTRPAAPALGPAQPLIPPGNRRDEPEYEDYQPAQLEDWRNPAKSVVDTAFKRPGARQPRRTKKR
- the purE gene encoding 5-(carboxyamino)imidazole ribonucleotide mutase, which encodes MIHSIGVIVGSKSDVPKLEKGLLLLDKFGIPYRLAICSAHRDPDRLKETVAAWEADGVGVFIAAAGLAAHLPGVTASLTTKPVIGLPLNAALDGLDSLLSVVQMPPGIPVATVGVDNSGNAAVLAAEILALGDKDLAARISDYRRAEREKAREDDAALGR